In Fusobacterium perfoetens, one genomic interval encodes:
- the prmA gene encoding 50S ribosomal protein L11 methyltransferase yields the protein MKVLEIKVVYESDDLEKAKKEIGDVFYDFGATGLKIEEPLTHKNSLDYYRDEKEFLMVENAVSAYFPINPYSERRKIAIQNAFDEKFAEREDLVYTVEFYEYDEEDYQNSWKKYFYTQKISERFVVKPTWREYEPQDDELIIELDPGRAFGTGTHPTTSLCIKLMEKNISSNDTVIDVGTGSGILMIAAEKLGAKEIIGTDIDPMAVEVARENLALNKVDEEKAKAYAGDLVSVVQDKKFDVVVANILADVLLILLKDISKVVKKDGLVIFSGIIEDKLDEMTRAIKEVGLEILEIKADKEWRAILMKNI from the coding sequence ATGAAAGTTTTAGAAATAAAAGTTGTTTATGAAAGTGATGATTTAGAAAAAGCTAAAAAAGAGATAGGAGATGTTTTTTATGACTTTGGTGCTACAGGACTTAAGATAGAAGAACCATTAACTCATAAAAACTCACTAGATTATTATAGAGATGAAAAAGAATTTTTGATGGTAGAAAATGCAGTATCAGCTTATTTCCCAATCAATCCATACTCTGAAAGAAGAAAAATCGCTATACAAAATGCTTTTGATGAAAAATTTGCAGAGAGAGAAGATTTAGTTTATACAGTAGAGTTTTATGAATATGATGAGGAAGATTATCAAAATAGTTGGAAAAAGTATTTCTACACTCAAAAAATAAGTGAGAGATTTGTTGTAAAACCAACTTGGAGAGAATATGAGCCACAAGATGATGAGCTTATAATTGAATTAGACCCAGGAAGAGCTTTTGGAACAGGAACTCACCCAACAACATCTCTTTGTATCAAACTTATGGAAAAAAATATCTCCTCAAATGATACAGTAATCGACGTTGGAACAGGTTCAGGTATTTTGATGATAGCTGCTGAAAAGCTTGGAGCAAAAGAGATTATTGGAACAGATATCGACCCAATGGCAGTAGAAGTTGCAAGAGAAAACTTAGCTCTTAATAAAGTGGACGAAGAAAAAGCAAAAGCTTATGCAGGAGATTTGGTTTCAGTAGTTCAAGATAAAAAGTTTGATGTAGTTGTGGCAAATATCTTAGCAGATGTACTTCTTATTCTTTTAAAAGATATATCAAAAGTAGTTAAAAAAGATGGACTTGTTATTTTCTCAGGAATTATCGAAGATAAATTAGACGAGATGACAAGAGCCATAAAAGAAGTAGGGCTTGAAATATTAGAAATCAAAGCTGATAAAGAGTGGAGAGCAATTTTAATGAAAAATATATAG